In the genome of Hymenobacter cellulosivorans, one region contains:
- a CDS encoding endonuclease/exonuclease/phosphatase family protein, with product MRRSFAFKCTLLVIAWLLIAIACVQIPARTFWPASFGALTLPVALGLNLVAVVYWLLRNWRVAALPALVAFLTWPHFQRGLALHPAQLAPMRAAPEPTNQTVRLLSANVRIFNVYAQLREKDPESPTKFIQWLAESSADVLCLQEFYNEPVGSRTGEGRLFRSVDKIGKQAGRQVFLSKTLTNGAGAEFGMAIFSRFPIVGRGTISFDRLTQNHAMYADLRLPSGDTIRVYNFHLQSMSMDEKDIVDSYSSKAGLKKKGLGLMRRFKRGMVARSVQVDTLIQRFEQCRYPMLLCADLNDLPYSYSYDQLADRFQNAWATVGNGVGATYNGALPFVRIDNQFASPQWQVEEFKVNYEIPYSDHFPTSATYQLRPAPPAQ from the coding sequence GTGCGCCGTTCCTTTGCCTTTAAATGTACCCTGCTCGTCATTGCGTGGCTGCTCATAGCCATTGCCTGCGTGCAGATTCCGGCCCGGACGTTCTGGCCTGCCTCATTTGGTGCCCTGACCCTGCCCGTAGCCCTGGGGCTCAACTTGGTGGCGGTGGTCTACTGGCTGCTGCGCAACTGGCGCGTGGCGGCCCTGCCGGCTCTGGTGGCTTTCCTGACCTGGCCCCACTTTCAGCGCGGCCTAGCCCTGCACCCGGCCCAACTGGCTCCCATGCGCGCGGCTCCCGAACCTACCAACCAGACCGTACGGCTGCTCAGTGCCAACGTGCGCATCTTCAACGTGTATGCCCAGCTGCGCGAAAAGGACCCGGAGTCGCCCACTAAGTTCATTCAGTGGCTGGCGGAGAGTTCGGCCGACGTGCTCTGCCTGCAGGAGTTTTATAATGAGCCCGTAGGCAGCCGCACCGGGGAAGGCCGCCTGTTTCGCAGCGTGGATAAAATTGGCAAGCAGGCTGGCCGTCAGGTTTTCCTATCGAAAACCCTGACCAATGGGGCCGGTGCCGAGTTTGGCATGGCTATTTTCTCGCGCTTTCCCATCGTGGGACGGGGCACTATTTCCTTCGACCGGCTCACCCAGAACCACGCTATGTACGCCGACCTGCGCCTGCCCTCCGGCGACACAATCCGGGTCTACAACTTCCACCTGCAAAGCATGAGCATGGATGAGAAGGACATTGTGGATAGCTACTCCAGCAAGGCCGGCCTGAAGAAAAAGGGCCTGGGCCTGATGCGGCGCTTCAAACGTGGCATGGTGGCCCGCAGCGTGCAAGTTGATACCCTGATTCAGCGTTTCGAGCAGTGTCGCTACCCCATGCTGCTCTGCGCCGACCTCAACGACTTGCCTTACAGCTACAGCTACGACCAGCTGGCCGACCGTTTTCAGAATGCCTGGGCCACCGTGGGCAATGGTGTGGGGGCCACTTACAACGGCGCCTTGCCCTTCGTACGCATCGACAACCAGTTTGCCAGCCCGCAGTGGCAGGTGGAGGAGTTTAAAGTCAATTACGAAATTCCCTACTCCGACCATTTCCCGACATCAGCAACATACCAGCTGCGGCCTGCACCACCTGCGCAGTAA
- a CDS encoding DUF7948 domain-containing protein: MKLPLRIRFAAILCIELITSLFAGAAAAARSEPEQPARTLEFVENKGQWPKPVQYLAELPSGRLFLEKTGFTYAFVDSKALARHHDHAAPTGKLAAHAYSVTFVSGNANPDFVPTEATTEQRNYFLGADSRSWATRVRGFRRVRYQNVYPGISTELYENASGHLEYDFQLRAGAQPSQIRLRYTGAQQLSLQEGQLRIQTAVGTILELAPRAWQQQGEKRVPVTCEYVLHNNVVSFRLGRYNHELPLVIDPTVLFSSFTGSTADNWGFTATYDPQGNMYSGGIVFGIGYPTSLGAFDTSFNGLADIAIFKYNTTTTGTASRLYATYLGGDSTEAPHSLVVNSAGELVIMGASSSRNYPTTDGAFDRTFNGGSRLTNINGLRYINGSDLIVSKLSADGGRLTASTFLGGAGTDGLAPGSVLTHNYGDQFRGDVITDGANNVYVASVTSSSDFPGAGASAIQRTNRGGGSDAVVCKLSPNLGSVQWSTYLGGTGADAAYSIQLGPANDVYVSGGTSSTDFPVTPGSFKPQHPGTDVDGFVAHLSNTGTKLEQATYLGTTFYDQAYFIQLDAASNVYVLGQTNGLYPVTAGLYSTIRGNHFVQKFDATLSQSLYSTRFGGGLNTNPNLALTAFLVDECERIYVCGWGGVVNSGFSGGSTSELPITTNALQSRTDGSDFYLAQFSAGMKELEYATFFGEAGGRGEHVDGGTSRFDKRGIVYQAVCGGCTGTSGFPTLPTASFSQTNNSRNCNNAAFKIDFGIRIADPGPNRSVCVSAVPFVLGGSPAGGTWSGPGVTARAGGGYQFTPSAAVLGVNMLTYSVASTGTCVSTRRLRVTVTPEIAPVFTPVLPQCAASTAAIPLSATPPGGTFSGPGVSGNTFTPSRAQVGTHVLTYSFSDTTRCGFITQTVVVDPPRPVEAGPDLTLCSYETQPVQLTGFSPAGGVWSGPGVSATGLFTPPNTNNRGAILTLRYSFSDNACSTSDTRTVVLAPSPGTNIDLNVPACEAAPHYTALAPFTHTFAPILPGGVYQWSFGDGATSTEANPTHTYAQPGQYQVRLTAFYSSCEVLTQFAPVTVGEIFIPNIITPNDDPERLNEQFVPRFSCLPASLQVFTRWGNKVYETSRYLNDWRGENLPDGVYYYLLRDASGRSAKGWVEVKR; the protein is encoded by the coding sequence ATGAAATTACCTCTACGCATTCGGTTTGCCGCTATCCTATGTATTGAGCTGATTACGTCCCTATTCGCCGGGGCGGCCGCCGCGGCGCGGTCGGAGCCCGAGCAGCCGGCTCGCACCCTGGAGTTTGTAGAAAACAAGGGGCAGTGGCCCAAGCCGGTGCAGTACCTGGCCGAGCTGCCGAGCGGCCGGCTGTTCCTCGAAAAAACTGGCTTTACCTACGCCTTCGTTGATTCCAAGGCCCTGGCCCGGCACCACGACCACGCGGCCCCGACTGGGAAGTTGGCGGCTCACGCCTACTCCGTTACGTTCGTGAGTGGCAATGCTAACCCGGATTTTGTCCCCACTGAGGCTACAACTGAGCAGCGCAACTACTTTCTGGGTGCCGACTCCCGCAGCTGGGCCACCCGGGTGCGGGGCTTCCGCCGGGTGCGCTACCAGAACGTGTACCCCGGCATCAGCACCGAGCTCTACGAAAACGCCAGCGGCCACCTCGAATACGACTTTCAGCTGCGCGCCGGAGCCCAGCCTTCCCAAATTCGGCTACGCTACACCGGGGCCCAGCAACTAAGTCTGCAGGAAGGCCAACTGCGGATTCAGACCGCCGTGGGCACCATTCTGGAGCTGGCGCCCCGGGCCTGGCAGCAGCAGGGCGAAAAGCGCGTGCCCGTAACCTGCGAGTACGTGCTGCACAACAACGTGGTGAGTTTCCGCCTGGGCCGCTACAACCACGAGCTGCCGCTGGTAATTGACCCTACGGTGCTGTTTTCGTCTTTCACCGGCTCCACGGCCGACAACTGGGGCTTCACGGCTACCTACGACCCGCAGGGCAATATGTACTCGGGCGGCATCGTGTTTGGCATCGGCTACCCCACCAGTCTCGGCGCGTTCGACACGTCGTTCAACGGCCTGGCCGATATTGCTATTTTCAAGTACAATACCACAACGACCGGCACAGCTTCCCGCCTGTACGCCACCTACCTAGGCGGCGACTCTACCGAAGCGCCGCATAGCCTGGTCGTGAATTCGGCGGGGGAGCTGGTCATTATGGGTGCCAGCAGTTCCCGCAACTACCCCACCACCGATGGAGCATTCGACCGGACATTCAACGGCGGCTCACGGCTTACCAACATCAACGGCCTGCGTTATATCAACGGCAGCGACCTTATCGTCAGTAAGCTCAGCGCCGACGGTGGCCGGCTGACGGCTTCCACCTTTCTGGGCGGCGCGGGCACCGACGGCCTGGCCCCGGGCAGCGTCTTGACTCATAACTACGGTGACCAGTTCCGCGGCGACGTTATTACCGATGGTGCCAACAACGTGTATGTCGCCTCCGTCACAAGCAGCAGCGACTTTCCCGGCGCTGGGGCCTCGGCTATTCAGCGTACCAACCGCGGCGGCGGCTCCGATGCCGTAGTCTGTAAGCTCAGCCCCAACCTGGGCAGTGTGCAGTGGAGTACGTACCTGGGCGGAACAGGAGCCGATGCAGCCTATTCTATTCAACTAGGGCCCGCCAACGACGTGTACGTAAGCGGCGGCACGAGCAGCACCGACTTTCCTGTGACGCCCGGCAGCTTCAAGCCGCAGCACCCCGGCACCGATGTGGATGGTTTTGTGGCCCACCTCAGCAACACGGGCACCAAGCTGGAGCAGGCTACTTACTTGGGAACTACATTCTACGATCAAGCCTATTTTATCCAGCTCGACGCCGCCTCCAATGTGTATGTGCTGGGCCAAACAAACGGCCTATACCCGGTAACTGCGGGCTTGTACTCGACTATCCGCGGCAATCATTTCGTGCAAAAGTTTGACGCTACCCTTAGCCAAAGCCTGTACTCTACCCGTTTCGGCGGGGGCCTGAATACCAACCCCAATCTGGCGCTGACAGCCTTTCTGGTCGATGAGTGTGAGCGAATTTACGTCTGTGGCTGGGGTGGCGTTGTCAACTCAGGTTTCAGCGGGGGCAGTACCAGTGAGCTGCCCATTACGACCAACGCCCTGCAGTCCCGCACCGACGGCTCCGACTTTTACCTAGCCCAGTTTTCGGCCGGCATGAAAGAGTTGGAGTACGCCACCTTCTTCGGCGAAGCCGGGGGCCGCGGGGAGCACGTCGACGGGGGCACCTCCCGCTTCGACAAGCGCGGCATTGTGTACCAGGCCGTGTGCGGGGGCTGCACCGGCACCTCGGGCTTCCCGACGCTGCCCACCGCCAGCTTTTCCCAGACCAACAACAGCCGCAACTGCAACAACGCCGCCTTCAAGATTGACTTTGGCATCCGCATCGCCGACCCCGGCCCCAACCGCTCAGTCTGCGTCAGCGCGGTTCCGTTCGTACTGGGCGGCAGCCCGGCCGGCGGCACCTGGTCGGGACCGGGTGTAACGGCCCGGGCGGGCGGCGGCTACCAGTTCACACCCTCAGCCGCCGTGCTCGGCGTAAATATGCTCACGTACTCGGTGGCCTCCACGGGCACCTGCGTCAGCACCCGCCGCCTGCGCGTCACAGTCACGCCCGAAATAGCACCGGTCTTTACCCCTGTATTGCCCCAGTGCGCAGCTTCCACCGCGGCTATTCCCTTGTCGGCTACGCCGCCCGGCGGCACGTTCAGCGGCCCCGGGGTCAGCGGCAACACGTTCACGCCTTCCCGGGCTCAGGTCGGCACCCACGTGCTGACCTACTCTTTCAGCGACACGACCCGCTGCGGCTTTATTACCCAAACCGTGGTGGTCGACCCGCCGCGCCCGGTGGAGGCCGGCCCCGACCTGACGCTGTGCTCCTACGAAACGCAGCCGGTCCAGCTCACAGGCTTTAGTCCGGCCGGTGGGGTGTGGAGCGGTCCGGGGGTAAGTGCTACCGGCTTGTTTACGCCGCCCAACACCAACAACCGCGGCGCCATCCTTACGCTGCGCTACAGCTTTTCCGACAACGCCTGCAGCACTTCCGACACCCGCACCGTAGTGCTGGCCCCTTCTCCCGGCACAAACATCGACCTGAATGTGCCGGCCTGCGAGGCCGCGCCTCACTACACGGCCCTGGCCCCCTTCACGCATACCTTCGCCCCGATTCTGCCCGGCGGCGTCTACCAGTGGAGTTTCGGCGACGGCGCTACTTCCACCGAGGCCAACCCCACCCACACCTATGCCCAGCCGGGCCAGTACCAGGTGCGGCTCACTGCGTTCTACTCCAGTTGTGAAGTCCTGACCCAGTTTGCACCCGTCACCGTTGGCGAAATATTTATTCCCAACATCATCACCCCCAACGACGACCCCGAGCGCCTCAACGAGCAGTTTGTGCCCCGTTTCAGCTGCCTGCCGGCTTCGCTGCAGGTCTTTACCCGCTGGGGCAATAAAGTGTACGAAACCAGCCGCTACCTCAATGACTGGCGCGGCGAGAACCTGCCCGATGGGGTGTACTACTATTTGCTGCGCGACGCTAGTGGCCGCTCGGCGAAGGGCTGGGTGGAAGTAAAACGCTAG
- a CDS encoding DUF7948 domain-containing protein, protein MWRNLLCLATLVAVFTGSSYARSEPPANPSLEFIENRGQWPAPVRYSADLADGRLFLEPGGLTYSFLASVPHEHSAAPRPAAETGIQAHALRVTFEGAAAQPAVRAENQTAEIRNYLRGNDPSRWAHNVPGFRALHYAGIWAGIGAHFYENRQQQLEYDFEVAAGADPTLIRLTYSGADALQLTPDGALEVRTSVGVLRELPPQAWQTDATGRRVAVPCTYVLEGSTVQFKLGRYDHEQALTIDPTVVFSSYSGSKANNWGFTATYDPQGNMYSGGIVFGAGYPTTTGAFRTTFGGVVDIGIIKYNAATTGPAARVWATYIGGSASDFPHSLVVGSQGDLFLLGSTSSTDYPTSATAYDRTFNGGTYIDPYGNGGGAPYDVPGGSDLAITRLSADGSKLVASSYLGGSGNDGLLPPGISALAYNYGDAFRGDILLDASNNIYIASSTASANFPTANGFGNTYRGGAHDAVVCKLNSTASSLLWSSFLGGSGDDAAYSLQLDATGNVYVSGGTNSTNFPATAGALHQTSRGGTDGFVARISSAGNQIQKATYLGTTSYDQAYFLQLDVSGAVLVLGQSLGNYPVTAGRYQNAGSHQFIHKLNADLNTTDFSTVFGSGRSSLDISPTAFLVDQCNRIYVSGWGGGANQRGPYNNGNTFNMPVTANAVQRTTDGADFYLLQLAPEATRLDYATFFGQQGGEGDHVDGGTSRFDPRGVVYQAVCSCSFGGGGSFPVPPGAGTFSVSSGVTTGCNNAAFKFNFETVNVVAGTDADICVSAAPQALTGSPAGGVWTGAGVSGSVATGYIFTPTSALLGANTLTYTVTGVGPCGGVSTLRLTVVPSPPPAAFVSPTQTSFCLGTSALPSVALTATPAGGTFSGPGVVNNVFNPNAAGPGTHTLVYNVTVAGCILQATRTVTVLRATAGSTFSVCSTAAPVALQNGLPVGGVWTGPGVSGSVASGFLFTPTNALIGNATLTYTVTGTNGCTSSASLVVHVERGVVLTPPTLPAYCTTTTTPVPLPAGLFWSGQGVQFTNAGYTFTPSLVRAGTIMLNYRTGYSFCDVSGFAPVTVTAPATISMPADTLLCVGTTQPFRLRATPVGGTWSGANVTSAGIFTAPPGFSGTAVLTYTVSSGPCVSTATRRVSVAPVPSYAARWDTELCAETRQAPLKVRFSDPLNNATGVSWDYGDGTKGSGNTTSHVYQQPGRYTPRITRLYNNGQCSVQLDLPVVEVTPAYQIPNIITPNGDAKNDYFLATNGCPARLQVFSRWGNKVFEAAQYHNDWNGGQLPNGTYYYYLQHADGLTTKGWLEISR, encoded by the coding sequence ATGTGGAGAAATTTACTGTGCCTAGCCACGTTGGTGGCTGTGTTTACCGGTTCTAGTTATGCCCGATCAGAGCCCCCGGCCAATCCCAGCCTGGAGTTTATCGAAAACCGCGGGCAGTGGCCCGCCCCGGTACGCTACAGCGCCGACCTTGCCGATGGGCGCTTGTTCCTGGAACCCGGCGGCCTGACGTACTCTTTTTTGGCAAGCGTGCCCCACGAGCACAGCGCGGCTCCGCGGCCCGCGGCCGAAACCGGCATTCAGGCCCACGCCCTGCGCGTAACCTTCGAGGGCGCCGCCGCTCAGCCGGCGGTACGGGCTGAAAACCAAACGGCCGAAATTCGCAATTACCTGCGCGGCAACGACCCGAGCCGCTGGGCGCATAATGTTCCCGGCTTTCGGGCCCTGCACTATGCCGGCATCTGGGCGGGAATTGGAGCTCATTTCTACGAAAACCGGCAACAGCAGCTTGAGTACGACTTTGAAGTGGCCGCCGGCGCCGACCCTACCCTCATTCGGCTGACTTATTCCGGCGCCGATGCCCTGCAGCTAACCCCTGATGGTGCCCTGGAAGTCCGGACCTCGGTAGGCGTTTTGCGGGAACTGCCACCGCAAGCCTGGCAAACAGATGCCACCGGCCGCCGCGTGGCCGTGCCGTGCACCTACGTTCTGGAAGGTAGCACCGTGCAGTTTAAGCTGGGCCGCTACGACCATGAGCAGGCCCTGACCATCGACCCCACGGTTGTCTTTTCCAGTTACTCGGGCTCCAAGGCCAACAACTGGGGGTTTACGGCCACCTACGACCCGCAGGGCAACATGTACTCCGGCGGCATTGTCTTCGGTGCCGGCTACCCTACTACCACGGGAGCCTTCAGGACTACTTTTGGTGGCGTAGTCGACATAGGCATCATCAAGTATAATGCTGCTACAACTGGCCCGGCAGCCCGGGTATGGGCTACCTACATAGGGGGCTCCGCCTCCGATTTTCCTCACAGCTTAGTGGTAGGCAGCCAAGGCGACTTGTTTCTGCTGGGCTCTACCTCATCTACCGATTATCCTACTTCGGCAACGGCTTACGACCGAACCTTTAACGGCGGCACCTACATTGATCCGTATGGAAACGGCGGGGGTGCTCCCTATGACGTACCGGGCGGCTCCGACTTGGCCATAACCCGTTTGAGTGCCGATGGCAGCAAGCTGGTGGCTTCTTCCTACCTGGGCGGCTCCGGTAACGACGGGTTGCTGCCCCCCGGTATTTCGGCGCTGGCTTATAACTACGGCGATGCGTTTCGGGGAGATATTCTGCTGGATGCCAGCAACAATATTTATATCGCCTCCAGCACTGCCTCCGCTAACTTTCCAACGGCCAACGGGTTCGGCAATACCTACCGGGGCGGCGCCCACGACGCGGTAGTCTGTAAGCTCAACTCTACAGCCAGCAGCCTGCTGTGGAGCAGCTTTCTGGGCGGCTCCGGCGACGATGCGGCCTACTCCCTGCAGCTCGACGCCACCGGCAACGTTTACGTGAGCGGCGGCACAAACAGCACCAACTTTCCGGCCACGGCGGGCGCTCTGCACCAAACCAGCCGGGGTGGGACCGACGGCTTCGTGGCCCGCATCAGCAGCGCGGGCAACCAGATTCAGAAGGCAACTTATCTGGGCACCACCTCCTACGACCAAGCCTACTTTCTCCAGCTCGACGTCAGTGGCGCGGTGCTGGTGCTAGGCCAGTCCTTGGGCAACTACCCCGTAACGGCTGGGCGCTATCAGAACGCGGGCAGCCATCAGTTTATTCATAAGCTCAATGCCGACCTGAACACGACCGACTTTTCGACGGTATTCGGCAGTGGGCGCTCTTCGCTCGACATCTCCCCCACGGCTTTCCTCGTTGACCAGTGCAATCGGATTTACGTCAGCGGCTGGGGTGGGGGGGCCAATCAGCGCGGTCCTTACAACAATGGCAACACGTTCAATATGCCCGTGACGGCCAATGCCGTGCAGCGCACCACCGACGGCGCAGACTTTTACCTGTTGCAACTGGCCCCGGAAGCCACCCGCCTCGACTACGCCACCTTTTTTGGCCAGCAAGGTGGCGAAGGCGACCATGTCGACGGGGGCACCTCCCGCTTTGACCCGCGCGGCGTAGTATACCAAGCCGTGTGTTCTTGCTCCTTTGGCGGTGGAGGGTCCTTTCCTGTTCCGCCCGGAGCCGGTACATTCTCGGTTTCTTCCGGCGTGACGACCGGCTGCAACAACGCCGCTTTCAAGTTCAACTTCGAAACCGTAAACGTGGTAGCCGGCACCGATGCCGACATTTGCGTGTCGGCGGCACCTCAGGCGCTAACCGGCTCACCCGCCGGCGGTGTCTGGACGGGAGCGGGCGTGTCGGGGTCAGTAGCTACGGGCTATATCTTCACGCCTACTTCGGCCTTGCTGGGTGCTAATACGCTAACCTACACCGTCACCGGCGTAGGCCCTTGCGGCGGCGTTTCCACACTCCGGCTCACCGTGGTGCCGTCTCCACCACCGGCGGCTTTCGTTTCGCCAACTCAAACGTCCTTTTGCCTGGGCACCTCCGCCCTACCCAGCGTAGCTCTAACGGCTACTCCAGCGGGCGGTACATTTTCCGGCCCGGGCGTTGTCAACAACGTATTCAATCCGAATGCTGCCGGCCCTGGTACGCACACCTTAGTATACAACGTGACCGTTGCGGGCTGCATCCTGCAGGCTACCCGCACGGTTACGGTACTGCGGGCTACAGCGGGCAGTACCTTTTCCGTTTGCTCTACGGCAGCTCCGGTGGCCCTGCAGAACGGGTTACCCGTCGGGGGCGTCTGGACGGGACCAGGCGTTTCGGGCTCGGTGGCTTCCGGCTTCCTCTTTACTCCTACCAACGCCCTCATTGGCAACGCAACGCTTACTTACACGGTAACGGGCACGAACGGCTGCACCAGCAGTGCCTCGCTGGTAGTTCATGTGGAGCGGGGCGTCGTGTTGACCCCTCCCACACTGCCGGCTTACTGCACCACCACGACTACCCCGGTGCCCTTGCCAGCCGGGCTGTTTTGGAGTGGCCAGGGGGTGCAATTCACCAATGCGGGTTACACGTTTACGCCTTCCCTGGTCAGGGCGGGCACGATTATGCTCAACTACCGCACCGGCTACAGCTTTTGCGACGTATCTGGCTTTGCTCCTGTCACCGTAACGGCTCCTGCCACCATCAGCATGCCCGCCGATACCCTGCTCTGCGTGGGAACTACTCAGCCGTTTCGCCTGCGGGCCACGCCGGTGGGCGGCACCTGGTCGGGAGCCAATGTAACCAGCGCGGGTATCTTCACCGCTCCTCCAGGCTTCAGCGGCACAGCTGTTCTCACCTACACCGTCAGCAGCGGCCCTTGCGTGAGTACTGCCACGCGTCGGGTCAGCGTGGCCCCCGTCCCGTCCTACGCCGCCCGCTGGGACACGGAGCTGTGCGCCGAAACCCGCCAGGCTCCTTTGAAGGTCCGCTTCTCCGATCCGCTCAACAACGCCACCGGCGTCAGTTGGGACTATGGCGACGGCACCAAGGGCAGCGGCAACACAACGAGTCACGTGTATCAACAGCCCGGCCGGTACACGCCCCGCATCACCAGGCTCTACAACAACGGGCAGTGCAGCGTTCAGCTCGATTTGCCCGTTGTTGAGGTGACGCCTGCCTACCAGATTCCCAACATCATTACCCCCAACGGCGACGCGAAAAACGACTATTTCCTGGCTACCAATGGCTGTCCGGCCCGCTTACAGGTGTTTTCCCGCTGGGGCAACAAGGTGTTTGAAGCGGCGCAGTATCACAATGACTGGAATGGTGGTCAGCTCCCCAACGGCACTTACTATTATTACCTCCAGCATGCCGACGGTCTGACCACGAAGGGCTGGCTGGAAATAAGCCGCTAA
- a CDS encoding ribosome maturation factor RimP translates to MKFDRDQIAEMLQDSLPGPELFVVALTVSDAIRPKITVILDSEQGFGIDECALVSRRLARRIDEAYGEEASYTLEVTSPGADQPFTDQRQYTRHVGRTVNVKLQDGTEKTGVMEAAEAEGIQLAEEVKEKNKKKVLPAVLVPFADIKEARVVISFK, encoded by the coding sequence ATGAAATTCGACCGCGACCAAATTGCCGAAATGCTCCAGGACAGCCTACCCGGTCCCGAGCTGTTCGTTGTCGCCCTGACCGTGTCCGACGCCATCCGGCCCAAGATTACGGTTATCCTCGACAGTGAGCAGGGTTTCGGTATCGACGAGTGCGCCCTGGTCAGCCGGCGCTTGGCCCGCCGCATCGACGAGGCCTACGGCGAAGAAGCTAGCTATACGCTGGAAGTAACCTCGCCCGGTGCCGACCAGCCCTTCACCGACCAGCGCCAGTACACGCGCCACGTAGGCCGTACCGTGAATGTGAAGCTGCAGGATGGCACCGAGAAAACCGGTGTCATGGAAGCTGCCGAAGCCGAAGGCATTCAGCTGGCTGAAGAAGTCAAGGAGAAAAACAAAAAGAAAGTACTGCCTGCCGTGCTCGTGCCCTTCGCCGACATCAAAGAGGCCCGGGTGGTTATTTCTTTTAAATAA
- the nusA gene encoding transcription termination factor NusA, with the protein MNSHVLIESFAEFARSKNIDRPTMMSILEDVFRTMIRKKYTTDENFDVIINVDKGDLEIWRNREIVDDNSEDIWDFDKIPLAEAQKIEADFEVGEQVAEEVKLEDFGRRAVLMARQTLIQRVKDLERDNLYQAYKDQVGEIVTGEVYQVWSREALILDKEENELVLPKGEQIPKDRYRKGDTVRAVVHRVEIINGTPKIILSRAAPAFLERLFELEVPEIYDGLITIKNIVREPGERAKVAVESYDDRIDPVGACVGMKGSRIHAVVRELENENIDVINYTDNLELYIQRALSPAKIGSMRINEQTGRVSVFLKPDQVSLAIGRGGANIKLASRLVGMEIDVFREAGDYDEDIALDEFQDEIEGWVLDELKKIGLDTGRAVLAVSKEDIVRRTELEDVTVEDVFRIIRNEFEDNEEQEETTNSGDAQ; encoded by the coding sequence ATGAACAGCCACGTTCTGATAGAATCGTTCGCCGAGTTCGCCCGCTCCAAGAACATCGACCGTCCCACGATGATGAGTATCCTGGAAGACGTGTTTCGCACGATGATCCGGAAAAAGTACACCACCGATGAGAACTTCGACGTCATCATCAACGTGGACAAAGGCGACCTGGAGATTTGGCGCAACCGCGAAATCGTGGATGACAACTCCGAGGACATCTGGGATTTCGACAAAATTCCGTTGGCGGAAGCCCAGAAAATCGAGGCCGACTTCGAAGTAGGCGAACAGGTAGCGGAAGAGGTGAAGCTCGAAGACTTCGGCCGTCGCGCCGTGCTCATGGCTCGCCAGACGCTGATTCAGCGCGTTAAAGACCTGGAGCGCGACAACCTTTACCAGGCCTATAAAGATCAGGTGGGAGAAATCGTGACCGGCGAAGTGTATCAGGTATGGAGCCGCGAGGCCCTGATTCTGGACAAAGAGGAAAACGAGCTGGTGCTGCCCAAAGGCGAGCAGATCCCCAAGGACCGCTACCGCAAGGGCGACACCGTCCGCGCCGTGGTTCACCGCGTGGAAATCATCAACGGCACGCCCAAGATTATTCTCTCGCGTGCTGCCCCAGCTTTCCTGGAGCGTTTGTTCGAGCTGGAAGTACCCGAAATCTACGATGGCCTGATTACCATCAAGAACATCGTGCGGGAGCCTGGTGAGCGCGCCAAAGTAGCCGTCGAAAGCTACGACGACCGGATTGACCCCGTGGGTGCCTGCGTGGGCATGAAAGGGTCGCGTATCCACGCCGTGGTGCGAGAGCTGGAAAACGAGAACATCGACGTCATTAACTACACCGACAACCTCGAACTCTACATCCAGCGGGCCCTGTCGCCGGCCAAGATTGGCTCGATGCGGATTAATGAACAAACCGGCCGGGTTTCGGTGTTCTTAAAGCCGGACCAAGTTAGTCTGGCCATTGGCCGCGGCGGTGCCAACATCAAGCTGGCAAGCCGGTTAGTAGGCATGGAAATCGACGTGTTCCGCGAAGCCGGCGACTACGACGAAGATATTGCCCTCGACGAATTCCAGGATGAAATCGAAGGCTGGGTGCTCGACGAGCTCAAGAAAATCGGCCTTGACACGGGCCGTGCCGTACTGGCAGTGAGCAAAGAAGATATCGTTCGGCGCACCGAGCTGGAGGACGTCACCGTAGAGGACGTTTTCCGCATTATCCGCAATGAATTCGAGGATAACGAAGAACAAGAAGAAACCACAAATTCCGGCGACGCGCAATGA